In candidate division WOR-3 bacterium, the following are encoded in one genomic region:
- a CDS encoding PAS domain S-box protein, with protein MPERKKKRSRGLIFKNISIQPGDIIITLDLAGRIVEVNEETHRTLGLSREELLGMPWSGLFPDSGLNVKTVLAGRDFANGFEFIRKDGISMSLYFFATVGLDESGTPAGIVCIGRDVTPFWQPTEKALQVERKYQAVLRLSKDAIVVLSTRGQIQEANAAAAAITGLNMEQLLNQPVDRFIHPEERLTLARFGRRLLRKGSGEITLHILDHQGRERTLQVKAELLPSPTEQLIYALCRDVTAELELRAEVRKHALLVEKLFDAESAAIFLEKMDGTVIRINRAAPRLFRLPESEITGRRLRDIVPADVAVILPQMRTAILDKRQFQAEIYTRRRDGRPLWLLLSNALVELEDETLILTIARDITEEKQALLELRENEARLRLLLNQVPALIWTTDTRLTCTSAIGSGIHSLTTQPGTFVGSRVTAIFGNRPDIDNLLERALQGESVQFEFIQGEQYYLALVEPLRGLDGELLGTVGLAHDVTDYRIIERQLKESLNNYQTLIDIAPITIAVHQQGRIVMINRTGARMLGYDEPAELLGMSVVEFVHPDDWPLAVKRIRTALEKGTSNPPVRERLRRRDGSYILVEVRNAPLTWQGQPAIMVVAQDLSEREKLSRQVQEMLSHTRAILEYSPHGIAAEHEGRIVYANPRFAELFGYELNEVIGKPVVELVAESERERITGYLQARKEGKPAPNEYQFDGLMRDGTIRRLQIKVTTYRINEQLIVLGFVTPADKGPG; from the coding sequence ATGCCCGAACGGAAGAAAAAAAGATCCCGGGGACTGATCTTTAAAAACATCAGTATCCAGCCCGGTGATATTATCATCACGCTGGACCTCGCGGGCAGAATTGTTGAGGTTAATGAGGAGACACACCGGACACTGGGGTTGAGCAGGGAGGAACTGCTGGGCATGCCCTGGAGCGGTCTGTTCCCGGATTCGGGCCTGAATGTTAAAACGGTTCTGGCGGGTCGGGATTTTGCGAATGGCTTTGAATTCATCCGAAAGGACGGCATCAGTATGAGTCTTTATTTCTTTGCTACCGTCGGACTGGATGAATCAGGCACTCCGGCCGGTATCGTCTGCATCGGCCGGGATGTGACACCATTCTGGCAGCCGACTGAGAAGGCACTGCAGGTGGAAAGAAAGTACCAGGCGGTCTTACGGCTGTCAAAGGATGCCATCGTTGTTCTCTCCACCCGCGGCCAGATTCAGGAGGCAAACGCCGCGGCCGCCGCCATCACCGGCCTGAACATGGAACAGCTGCTCAATCAACCCGTAGACCGGTTTATCCATCCCGAAGAGCGCCTTACCCTCGCCCGCTTCGGGCGCCGGTTATTACGCAAAGGCAGCGGTGAAATCACCCTGCATATTCTGGATCACCAGGGAAGGGAGAGGACCTTACAGGTGAAGGCGGAACTGCTGCCCTCCCCGACTGAGCAGCTGATCTACGCGCTCTGCCGTGATGTTACCGCGGAACTTGAGCTGCGGGCGGAAGTCAGAAAGCACGCACTGCTGGTGGAAAAACTTTTTGACGCCGAATCCGCCGCCATATTTCTGGAAAAGATGGATGGCACCGTCATCCGGATCAACCGTGCCGCCCCCCGCCTGTTCCGACTGCCGGAATCTGAAATTACCGGCAGACGCCTGCGTGACATTGTCCCTGCCGATGTTGCGGTAATTCTGCCCCAGATGCGCACCGCCATTCTGGATAAGCGGCAGTTTCAGGCGGAAATCTACACCCGGCGCCGGGACGGCCGGCCGCTCTGGCTGCTTTTGAGCAACGCCCTGGTGGAGCTTGAGGACGAAACGCTGATCCTTACGATCGCTCGTGATATCACCGAAGAAAAGCAGGCGCTGTTGGAACTCCGGGAGAATGAAGCCCGGCTCCGGCTTCTGCTCAACCAGGTTCCGGCGCTGATCTGGACGACCGACACCAGACTCACATGCACCTCGGCAATCGGTTCCGGTATCCACAGCCTGACAACTCAACCGGGAACTTTTGTCGGCAGCCGGGTGACCGCCATTTTCGGCAACCGGCCGGATATCGACAACCTGCTTGAGCGGGCGCTCCAAGGGGAATCGGTGCAGTTTGAATTTATCCAGGGCGAACAATATTATCTCGCCCTGGTGGAACCGCTGCGCGGGCTGGACGGCGAGCTGCTGGGCACTGTAGGTCTGGCCCATGATGTTACCGATTACCGGATAATTGAGCGCCAGCTCAAGGAAAGCCTGAATAACTATCAGACCCTGATTGACATCGCTCCGATAACAATTGCAGTCCACCAGCAGGGCAGAATCGTCATGATCAACCGCACCGGTGCCCGCATGCTCGGCTACGATGAACCGGCAGAACTGCTCGGTATGAGCGTAGTTGAATTTGTCCATCCCGACGACTGGCCGCTTGCGGTCAAACGGATCCGCACCGCCCTCGAAAAGGGAACGAGCAACCCGCCGGTCAGGGAAAGGCTCAGACGCCGTGATGGCAGTTACATTTTAGTTGAGGTTCGGAACGCACCCCTCACTTGGCAGGGGCAGCCGGCAATCATGGTGGTCGCTCAGGATTTAAGCGAACGGGAAAAACTCAGCCGTCAGGTCCAGGAGATGCTCTCGCACACCCGGGCAATCCTGGAATACTCACCCCATGGCATCGCTGCCGAGCATGAGGGCAGAATTGTTTACGCCAATCCGAGATTTGCCGAGCTGTTCGGCTATGAGCTCAATGAGGTGATCGGCAAACCGGTAGTGGAGCTGGTTGCCGAATCGGAGCGGGAACGGATTACC
- a CDS encoding V-type ATP synthase subunit B yields the protein MIKEYRSVSSVSGPLLVVEGVSGVKYAELVEIRLPSGERRRGQVLEVNRDRALVQVFEGTRGIDVPKAGVRFLGRGIELAVSEEMLGRVFDGLGAPRDGGPPIIPKQRLDINGAPINPCAREYPNEFIQTGISAIDGLNTLVRGQKLPIFSGTGLPHNRLAAQIARQAKVLGKEEKFAVVFAAMGITFEEAQFFIDDFTRSGALSRTVLFLNLADEPAIERIATPRTALTCAEYLAFELGMHVLVILTDMTNYCEALREISAARKEVPGRRGYPGYLYTDLASIYERCGRIKGRSGSITMIPILTMPEDDKTHPIPDLTGYITEGQIILSRAMHLKNIAPPIDVLPSLSRLKDKGIGAGKTREDHADLFNQLYACYARGKEAEELQVILGEAALTEMDRRYIEFARTFERRYIAQGEYEDRSIETTLNLGWELLSAFPKSELKRVRPALLEKYYPE from the coding sequence CAGGTTCTGGAGGTGAACCGCGACCGGGCGCTGGTGCAGGTATTTGAGGGAACAAGAGGAATTGATGTGCCGAAGGCTGGGGTGCGGTTTCTGGGCCGGGGTATTGAACTGGCGGTTTCCGAGGAAATGCTGGGACGGGTTTTTGACGGCTTGGGTGCGCCGCGCGATGGTGGGCCACCGATCATTCCGAAACAGCGGCTCGATATCAACGGCGCACCAATTAACCCCTGCGCCCGCGAGTACCCGAATGAATTTATTCAAACCGGTATCTCGGCGATCGACGGACTGAATACCCTCGTCCGCGGTCAGAAACTGCCGATTTTCTCCGGCACCGGTCTGCCCCATAACCGGCTGGCAGCCCAGATCGCCCGTCAGGCAAAAGTACTGGGGAAAGAGGAAAAGTTTGCAGTTGTATTTGCAGCAATGGGCATCACCTTTGAGGAGGCGCAGTTCTTCATTGATGACTTTACCCGCTCCGGTGCATTATCCAGAACCGTACTGTTTCTGAATCTCGCCGATGAACCGGCAATCGAACGGATCGCCACACCCCGGACCGCTCTCACCTGCGCCGAGTATCTGGCATTTGAGCTGGGAATGCATGTTCTGGTAATTCTCACTGATATGACCAATTACTGTGAGGCGCTGCGGGAAATTTCTGCCGCCCGGAAGGAGGTGCCGGGCCGACGGGGGTATCCGGGTTATCTTTACACCGATCTGGCATCAATTTATGAGCGCTGCGGCCGGATCAAGGGCCGGAGCGGTTCAATTACGATGATCCCGATTCTCACCATGCCCGAAGATGACAAGACCCATCCCATCCCCGATTTAACCGGTTATATCACTGAGGGACAGATTATCCTTTCCCGGGCAATGCATCTGAAGAACATCGCACCGCCCATCGATGTCCTGCCTTCCCTCTCCCGGCTGAAGGATAAGGGAATCGGCGCCGGCAAGACGCGTGAGGATCATGCGGATCTGTTCAATCAGCTCTACGCCTGCTATGCCCGGGGCAAGGAAGCGGAGGAGCTGCAGGTAATTCTGGGCGAAGCAGCGCTGACCGAGATGGACCGGAGGTATATCGAATTTGCCCGGACTTTCGAACGGCGCTATATCGCCCAGGGGGAGTATGAAGACCGCTCAATTGAGACGACACTGAATCTCGGCTGGGAGCTTCTGTCGGCGTTCCCGAAGTCAGAACTCAAACGGGTCCGGCCGGCACTGCTGGAAAAGTACTACCCGGAGTAA